AGGATGACCGCACATATCGAATACACAATCCCGGTAGAGACGGGCAGGAAGTATTTCAGTTCGAGGTATTCGCCGTGTTTGAGCAGACGGTGCATTGCATAAAAGGCTGGGAGAGCGAGCATGCCAACCGCCCCGCCTATCAGGGCTCCGAAGAAGGCTCCCACTATAAAGAGGAAAACACCGCCAACAGCTCCGCTGATCGCTCCCCAGATAAAGCCTAGAAATGGTAGAAAGAACGTATAAAAAGTCAGCGAACGGTTGTCGCGGTCATAGAGCAAGCTGCCGACGACTTTCCCAAAAAAATATCCCACGAAAGCCGTTACTGTGTTAACGCCCATCAGCAGAGCGACCAACCAGATCTCACTGGGAGCGTTCGATTCGACAACAAATAGAGCAAACAACGAAGCAGGCGGAAATACGCCAAGCATCAGTCCGAGATACGCGTAGGTTTTCTTGAAATCCAGTTTGAGAGATAGCGAAGACGCCGTAATTTCGCTTTCTAGTGACGGATAGAACGATTTCCTTTGAGCGATCCTGGTATTCGCTTCGCAAAGAACCTCAAGATTGTGAGCGATCGCTTCGTCCGTGTTACGTCGATCTAGTTGATCGTAGATGTTGAGGGGGTCCGTGATTTCCATACTTCTTTCTCCAAACCACTGGTCCATTCTCCGTCCTGGGTTTGCCGGGCGGAGATCATTGCCTGAAATTCATCGGCTGCGATCTGATCATGGAGGTGATCAGCCAGTTCCAATGCGAGGCTTACTATTTCAAGGCAGTCCGGCCGGATGCCGGCCAGCCGCGAAATGAGCCCGACGAATTCTTCGCGGGCGGCTGAGCGATGATCGGCCAGCCGTCTCATATTTTTACGAGCGAGGCAGCGAGATGCAAGTAACTTGTTATTATGGTCGCTTATCTCGAATATCTCGGCATTTGCTTTTCCGTATTGAACTTCGTCGGCAGCCTCTGATAATCCGATAAAGCGGTAGAAGGTCTCGCGAAATTCGAATAGCAAAGTGATCGATTCGCCCGAGAAGACTAACTGTTCGAATTCAAGACGGAGACCTTCGAGACTATCTTGAAGTTCCGCTCTTCGGCGGGTTTCGTTCGAGAAAAACTTACTGATCAGCAACGAAATGGCGGCCGCGGGCCACAGAAGAAAAGATGTAAGTACTCTCGTCCAGTTAACTCCCGCCTGTCCCGTTTGCCGGTTCGTAGCCTGGAATACAGCAAAGGGCGAGCCGCATGCGAGATAAATGATAATGAGGTCAATAAGTTTCATCCGCAGGGTGAAGAGGCAAGCCTTGTGCCATTTTGGGGTTGAATCTAAATAAGTCGCCGCAAATCTCCGCAAGTCTATGTAAAATTTGCGTTAAATAATTATTTTTGGAACAACCCGAACCGGTTTGGCGTAATCTTACTGTTTGCAAATCGCAAATAAATTCTAAGAACTTTGCAGAATGCAAAAAATACCGGTGTTTTTTATCCGGCACACAAGGAGGGCTAATACCATGGACAGGTCTAAAGTAAAGATAGTGAAAAAAGCTGACGCGGGAACACTGAAAACCAAAAAACGGAAATCGATAAGTTCCAGAGCGGCCGCACGAGGCATCGTATCAAATGTGACCGGTTGGGTTGCAGATCTTAAGGAACGAAAGACCAACGAGACCAAAGCGGCGTTCGATCTTCTTTTTGCTGCCAATCAAAGACCCAGCGAGTCTTAAGCGATCCTCGCTTAAGGCTAGTTTTTGCAATTCATAAACAACAAGTAATTCATTCTCGCGGTCGTCGTTGGCGGCCGTTTTTTTTCGTTTGTGCGGAGCGAAAGAAGGCGTAGATTCAGGGTTGCTAGATTTGAAGTTTCATTGCTATGCTAGACAGCAAATTCGGTCTCTAAATATTATGCAAGGTAAAGTGGTCATTATCACTGGGGCAAGCAGCGGAATTGGCAGAGCCTCGGCACTTTTGTTCGCGAACAGAGGAGCAACCGTGGTAGCTGTTGGGCGAAATGAAAAGGAGCTTGTTTCTCTTGGTAAATCGGTAAAATCGAAGAACGGTTCGATCAAGCCCCACCTCGCGGACATGACTCAGATGTCACAGCTCGAGCGGATCGCCTCCGAGACGGTCTTTAATCACGGGCAGATCGATGTGCTTGTGAATTCCGCCGGCATCATTATGAACGGTACGATCGAGACGACCACGCTTGACGAATGGGACAAGATGTTTCAGATAAATCTCCGTTCGGTATTCGTCCTGACGCAGAAGTGCCTGCCCCACCTTATCGAAACTAAGGGTAATATTGTTAATGTATCGAGTGTGGCGGGTTCGCGTTCATTCCCGAATATTCTGGCATACGGAGTTTCAAAAGCGGCATTGGATCAAATGACTAGATGCTCAGCCCTCGAATTAGCTCCTAAAGGTGTTAGGGTAAACGCGGTGAATCCGGGCGTCGTAGTGACCAACCTCCATAAACGCGGGGGGATGGATGAAAAAGCCTATGACGCGTTCATTGAACGTTCAAAAGAGACACACCCCATTGGCCGAGCTGGAACTCCGCAGGAAGTAGCGGAATTGATCTACTTTCTTGCATCGGAAAAAGCGTCCTGGATAACTGGTTCTACGTATCAGATAGACGGTGGGCGTGCTCAGACCTGTGCGAGATAAGAGATGTTAGAGATCTAAGCTGAATTGCAATGAAGATCCAAATGCTGCCAAGTTCGATCGACGAGAACGGCCAGGCCTCGGCCCGTCAGCATCTTCTCTCTCTCGTGATCGACGATAGCGTGGCGATCGATGCAGGCTGCCTCGCGATGGCATGCTCGCAAATGCAGCGTGACAATATACGAGACATCATCCTTACGCATACTCATTTAGATCATATTGCCGGCCTTCCAGTGTTCATTGATGATCTTTTCGCTAGTCTCACGGAACCGCTGCGGATCCATGCCACGGCTGAAATGATCGAGATCCTCGAACGCGATATATTCAACTGGTCTATCTATCCGCGATTTTCGGAACTTGCCAACGATCACGGCCCGGTAGTCAAATATTGTGAATTTGAGCGAGGTTCGAGTATCGAGGTTCGACACCTTTCGGTTCGTAGCATCGGAGTAAACCATCCGGTTTCGGCTAACGGATATATCGTTTCCGATGGCAAGATTTCCATTGCTATTACGGGAGATACTGCAGAGACTGAAGAGTTTTGGCAGGCTTGTAACTCGACCCCGGACCTGCGTGCGGTTTTTGTTGAATGCGCATTCCCGGATGAGCTTGTTGAATTGGCATTGGTATCAGAACATTTAACGCCCGGACGCCTGAAGACAGAGCTTGGAAAGCTCACCGATCGGAATTATCCCGTCTTTGTGATCAATATTAAGCCAATGTATCGCGACCGGGTCATCGCCCAGATCATGGACCAAAATCTCGACCAAGTGGAGATAATGTCTGTCGCAAAGATCTACGAGTTTTAACCTCTGCTTCGCTTTTCCCTGAGAAAATTCAACGCTTCAAACGCGGTTTCGCGGAACTCCCCTTCAATGTCGTAAAGTTCGACACGTCCATTTCGCAGTACTTTCTTGATCCGAAAGGTGCGCTCTTCGCGAGTGACGCTGTTCATTATTTCCGCCCTGAAGGTCACGAGCATTTCGGGTCTTGCCCAAATGCTGGATTGCATGTAACTATTCATCGGTTTCCGGTGGTTTCTTATGTTTTATCTTACGCAGCGAAGGCCGCAGTTTTTCCTCGGGCTGCTCGCCGCCCATTTTCCTGCTCGGCGGAGCGGTCGGTTTTCTGATGGAATCGAAGACCGGCCGGCCGCCAGGTTTCCCTTTTTTCTTTCCAGGCACGGCTCATTATACCTACTCTTTGCACCAGAAATCCATTGACATTAACGATCAAAAATTTCAGTATTGAACACGTTGGATCTGATTCCTTTCTACAGTTTGATCTGTGTTCGGTCGATAACGGGCAATGGAAAGTAAACGCAGGCCGTTCTGGCTGCCAGCATCGAACTATTATGTGCTATCGGTAGCAATATCGATCGCATTTTTCTTCGTCGTCTGGGGCATCTTACATGACGGCGGTGAAGAAACTCCGTGGATCACAGCGGGGATCAGCTCATGCATTTTGGTCTGCGGAGCGGTTATTTTGCGCGAAGTGATACTTCGGCGAGCCCGCAACCGCTTACTCATGCAGCAGCGGATGATGGAAAATCGGGTCAAGTCTGCTCAACTGCGGTCGCAAATAAACGAGCCGCGGCATTCAAATAAAATTACGCTTGAGCGTAATGCCGTTCTACTCAACGAGATCCGTCAGAAGTCCGAGGCCGCAAAACTGCTGAGCAGATTTTCGTCGAGTCACCGCGAAGTGTTTGAGATGTGCGGGGAATATATCTCATTGAATGAAAATGAACTGAAGACGGTCAACCCCAATTCGCCTCGTCTTGCCCCTTTGCTAAAAGGCCGTTCGGCTGTTGCAGAATATCACCGCTATCATCTGCTGAAGTGGGCAGAGATCGAGGCCCGAACGCTTTCTGCCGAAGCCCAAAATCGTTCTCGCACGGCAGACAAAGTTGAGGCGGCACAGAACGCCCTCGGAGTGATCGATACCGCGCTGCAATACTATCCGCTAGAAAAAAGCCTGATTGAATCTCGCGAGGTTCTACAGGAGATGATCGTGTCCATCAAGGTTTCGAACTGGATCGAAAGGGCAGAACGGGCGGCCTTTAAGGGCGATACCCAAAAAGCGAAGAGCCTTTACCGCGACGCGCTTTTCTATCTGGGCCGCGATAATATCGAAAATGCGTGGCGTGAGGAGATAGCGATCCGTATCGACCGGGAGATCGAGAACCTTAATCAGGTGGAAAACAACGGGGCTGACTTGGGCAAATAATCCGTGGGTTGGTAATATAGGGAAATAATGATTTCCCAACGTTGTCCTAAATGCAATAGCAGCCGCATCAGACGAGGTTACCGCCCGACGTCGATATTCTCCAAGATATTTTTTCGATACAATCTTTTGTGTGACGGGTGTAATTGGGAGTTTAAGGGGTTCGCGGTTCCGGGAACGGTCGACTCCAAATCCAGCCATAAAAAGAAACGCTCTGCAGACAAAAACGGTTGATCCGCATACGGATTTTAACTTCTCTCGTTCGCCTGGCCAATGATCTGAAAATCAAGTGAAGTATTACCTGATAATCTTGTTCATTTTCTCGTGCCTTGTTCTCTCGAGGGCTATTCAGACCGTCAATTCTCAACAGGAGGCTGCGGTGCCGGCGGCAATCCCTTTTTATCAGGATGACGAACTCGTTCATTTTGGCGATGTCATTGACGTCGATGTGGTCGGCGGTTTTGAATTTGATTGGCGCGGAACGTTGACGCCCGAAGGGTTTTTGGACGGGATCGATGGCCTTTCCGAACCGGTCTACGGACTTTGTCGCTCAGAGGGCCAGATCGCTGCCGACATCGCAAAGATCCTTGGTCGGACACTGAGAGATCCGAAGGTGATCGTAAGAATACTGGATCGATCTAATCGAGCGGTCGTCCGGCTAGACGGGGCAGTGCGAACGGCCACGCGATTTCAAATAAAACGCCCGGTTCATCTACGAGAACTGATCGTCATGGCGGGCGGGATCATCGACGGAGCGTCAGGCGATATCAGTATTTTCCGTCCTAAAGACTTAAGCTGCCGGCCAAGTATGGTTGCGGCAGCAGGGACTTTGCAGCAGCCGGCCCCAACCCAGGACAACGCATCCATGGTCACGAA
This sequence is a window from Acidobacteriota bacterium. Protein-coding genes within it:
- a CDS encoding glucose 1-dehydrogenase, producing MQGKVVIITGASSGIGRASALLFANRGATVVAVGRNEKELVSLGKSVKSKNGSIKPHLADMTQMSQLERIASETVFNHGQIDVLVNSAGIIMNGTIETTTLDEWDKMFQINLRSVFVLTQKCLPHLIETKGNIVNVSSVAGSRSFPNILAYGVSKAALDQMTRCSALELAPKGVRVNAVNPGVVVTNLHKRGGMDEKAYDAFIERSKETHPIGRAGTPQEVAELIYFLASEKASWITGSTYQIDGGRAQTCAR
- a CDS encoding 3',5'-cyclic-nucleotide phosphodiesterase, translating into MKIQMLPSSIDENGQASARQHLLSLVIDDSVAIDAGCLAMACSQMQRDNIRDIILTHTHLDHIAGLPVFIDDLFASLTEPLRIHATAEMIEILERDIFNWSIYPRFSELANDHGPVVKYCEFERGSSIEVRHLSVRSIGVNHPVSANGYIVSDGKISIAITGDTAETEEFWQACNSTPDLRAVFVECAFPDELVELALVSEHLTPGRLKTELGKLTDRNYPVFVINIKPMYRDRVIAQIMDQNLDQVEIMSVAKIYEF
- a CDS encoding SLBB domain-containing protein, whose product is MPAAIPFYQDDELVHFGDVIDVDVVGGFEFDWRGTLTPEGFLDGIDGLSEPVYGLCRSEGQIAADIAKILGRTLRDPKVIVRILDRSNRAVVRLDGAVRTATRFQIKRPVHLRELIVMAGGIIDGASGDISIFRPKDLSCRPSMVAAAGTLQQPAPTQDNASMVTNIKIVDLLGGKPDADPQILSGDIITVNRALPIYVIGAVVNPRPVFSREKMNLNRLIATAGGLSKDADASRVMIFRRDGLEVRSIEADLTKIKNGKSEDAVLLPFDIIEVASKGGSKRKYPPVVANEQNADRSKQEMPLRIVD